In Vibrio sp. 10N, the following proteins share a genomic window:
- a CDS encoding ATP-binding cassette domain-containing protein, which produces MTLSLENLTIRKQDGEVLFSDCHFTIQPGEILTLMGPSGCGKSTLLDVVAGHLAPDFRYSGKVILNDQRIDTMAPHKRHVGILFQDDLLFSHLNVWENLAFALPNSVRGEARKQQAIEALKKIQLSMVAEQYPEQLSGGQRARISLTRMLLAKPNVALLDEPFSKLDKELRTQFRDWVMTQLAEANIPTLMVTHDEDDIPPNSQVLKWPWEGAHA; this is translated from the coding sequence ATGACGCTGTCGCTAGAAAACCTCACCATCCGTAAGCAAGATGGTGAGGTGCTGTTTTCTGATTGTCACTTCACCATCCAACCTGGTGAAATACTTACGCTTATGGGACCCAGTGGCTGTGGCAAATCGACGTTACTTGATGTCGTAGCGGGCCACTTAGCACCAGATTTTCGTTACTCTGGCAAGGTCATTCTTAATGACCAACGTATTGATACGATGGCACCTCATAAGCGTCATGTGGGCATTTTATTCCAAGACGACTTGTTGTTCTCTCATCTCAACGTATGGGAAAATCTTGCCTTTGCCCTGCCAAATAGCGTCAGAGGTGAGGCACGCAAACAGCAGGCCATAGAAGCACTTAAGAAAATTCAACTCTCAATGGTTGCTGAGCAATACCCAGAGCAGCTGTCAGGAGGTCAAAGAGCCCGTATCAGTCTAACCCGTATGCTACTTGCGAAACCCAACGTCGCACTGCTTGATGAGCCCTTTAGTAAGCTCGATAAAGAGCTGAGGACTCAGTTTCGTGACTGGGTGATGACGCAGCTCGCCGAAGCCAATATTCCCACCCTGATGGTGACACACGATGAAGATGATATCCCCCCTAATAGCCAAGTATTAAAATGGCCATGGGAGGGTGCACATGCTTGA
- a CDS encoding YgjP-like metallopeptidase domain-containing protein: protein MSPYLKYISGYPQHLVEQIDGMVSSGRFIQWFEKRFPERHQIKSEKALFDYTMDIKQRYMKKTPPISKVIWDNKIHLINNALGLHTYISRAHGGKLKAKNEIRIASVFKDAPEPLLRMLVVHELAHIKEKNHDKAFYQLCCHMEPDYHQLEFDARLFMIYKELLNDSSK from the coding sequence ATGAGCCCATATCTCAAGTACATATCAGGTTATCCTCAACATCTTGTCGAGCAGATCGATGGTATGGTGTCGTCGGGTCGTTTTATTCAATGGTTTGAAAAGCGCTTTCCAGAACGTCATCAAATTAAGAGCGAAAAAGCGCTTTTCGATTACACTATGGACATTAAGCAGCGTTACATGAAAAAAACGCCGCCCATCTCGAAAGTCATTTGGGACAATAAGATCCACCTCATCAATAATGCGCTTGGTCTGCATACCTATATCTCGCGCGCGCATGGTGGCAAACTCAAGGCAAAGAACGAGATCCGCATAGCGTCCGTGTTCAAAGATGCACCAGAGCCTTTGCTGCGTATGCTGGTGGTTCATGAACTCGCCCACATCAAAGAAAAGAACCACGATAAAGCGTTTTATCAACTATGTTGTCATATGGAACCTGACTACCATCAGCTTGAGTTCGATGCGCGCCTTTTTATGATCTATAAAGAACTTCTCAATGACTCGTCAAAATAA
- a CDS encoding ABC transporter permease, with the protein MLRLLYTFLVVVCILPTIPGLLGVVMASLGYIPPLGLTDYSFAGFAKVFAWHGVETSILLTLSTALVSSYLACLVCFAILAASWNSRWWNTIELTLSPLLALPHVAFAIGFAFLFSPTGFGVRALVDVIGLETTNSVDEMAWLVKDPYGIGLTMMLAMKEVPFLLLMSIPILRQLKVNESLKIAASLGYSQSQAWWKVILPQWFTKLRFPMLAVIAYSLSVVDVALIIGPTNPPTFAVLVWQWFNDPDLSLLPRASAGAVVLFIIASLLIGVARCIEFVVINYHNRWQYSGRGALHLPGKSIFLALIVIVGTMLPLTLLWTFAQRWRFPDILPTRYTLRFWEYEWEGMSSVMTQSLTIAMISATIALLLAIIGHEYRIKHRIQIPGYVIAIPMLLPQLSILFGLQVVTLMFSEGHYLFWVCWSHVFFAFPYVYLSLDGPWRSYNTKFTQVSLSLGKSPVYTWWHVKLPPLLPAVVFAWAIGISVSLAQYLPTLILGAGRIATITTEAVALSSGFDRRVTAIYALFQAILPLLFFTLAVLVNRFHTRYRRIQIKGLLFNDAVARKPHHP; encoded by the coding sequence ATGCTACGACTGTTGTACACCTTTTTGGTGGTTGTCTGCATTCTCCCCACCATCCCAGGACTGCTCGGGGTGGTGATGGCGTCTCTTGGCTACATTCCCCCTTTAGGCTTAACGGACTACTCTTTCGCAGGCTTTGCTAAGGTGTTTGCGTGGCATGGTGTTGAGACATCGATTCTGCTCACGCTCAGTACTGCTCTGGTGAGTAGTTATCTTGCGTGTCTTGTCTGCTTTGCAATCCTAGCGGCCAGTTGGAACAGCCGTTGGTGGAATACAATTGAACTCACCCTTTCGCCGTTACTCGCCTTGCCCCATGTGGCCTTTGCGATTGGCTTTGCTTTTCTATTTTCACCGACCGGGTTTGGCGTGCGCGCGTTGGTTGACGTGATTGGGCTTGAGACCACAAACAGTGTCGATGAAATGGCATGGCTTGTGAAAGACCCTTATGGCATTGGCCTAACAATGATGTTAGCAATGAAAGAAGTCCCTTTTTTATTGCTAATGAGCATTCCTATTTTACGCCAACTCAAGGTTAACGAGTCGCTCAAAATAGCAGCATCACTGGGCTATTCTCAGTCGCAAGCTTGGTGGAAAGTCATTCTACCTCAATGGTTTACTAAACTGCGTTTCCCTATGCTCGCGGTCATTGCCTATAGCCTATCTGTCGTGGACGTCGCATTGATTATTGGGCCAACCAACCCTCCCACCTTCGCGGTTTTAGTGTGGCAATGGTTCAACGATCCGGATCTCAGCCTACTGCCTAGAGCAAGCGCGGGGGCTGTCGTGTTATTTATCATTGCCTCGTTGCTGATTGGAGTTGCTCGTTGCATTGAGTTTGTGGTGATCAACTACCACAATCGTTGGCAATATTCAGGTCGCGGTGCGCTTCATCTTCCGGGCAAATCGATATTCCTCGCGCTCATCGTCATTGTTGGTACCATGCTCCCTCTCACTCTGCTTTGGACATTTGCCCAACGCTGGCGCTTTCCAGACATATTGCCAACCCGTTATACCTTGCGCTTCTGGGAGTATGAGTGGGAGGGCATGTCCTCCGTAATGACCCAAAGCCTTACGATTGCCATGATCTCTGCCACTATTGCTCTATTGCTGGCGATAATTGGCCATGAGTACCGCATCAAGCATCGCATTCAAATCCCTGGGTATGTGATTGCCATCCCCATGTTGTTACCCCAGCTCAGCATTTTATTCGGGTTGCAAGTGGTAACACTTATGTTCAGTGAGGGGCACTACCTATTTTGGGTTTGTTGGTCACACGTCTTCTTTGCTTTCCCCTATGTTTACTTGTCTTTAGATGGTCCGTGGCGCAGCTACAATACCAAGTTTACTCAAGTGTCTCTCAGCTTAGGTAAGAGCCCGGTTTATACTTGGTGGCATGTAAAGCTGCCTCCGTTATTGCCAGCGGTCGTGTTTGCATGGGCCATTGGCATCAGCGTATCTTTGGCTCAATACTTACCAACACTGATACTTGGTGCGGGGAGGATTGCAACTATTACTACCGAAGCTGTCGCTTTATCCAGTGGCTTTGACCGACGTGTTACCGCTATTTACGCCTTGTTCCAAGCAATATTACCTTTGCTCTTTTTCACTCTAGCGGTGCTGGTTAACCGCTTCCACACTCGTTACCGTCGAATTCAAATTAAAGGACTGCTATTCAATGACGCTGTCGCTAGAAAACCTCACCATCCGTAA
- a CDS encoding CDP-alcohol phosphatidyltransferase family protein, whose amino-acid sequence MLDRLSIKLIRWPLAQSAKLLDKAGITANQTTLFGFALGCMAFPALAYAHYDLALVCIVLNRICDGLDGALARIQGITDAGGFLDISLDFLFYSLIPFGFVVANPEQNGVAGAFLIFSFIGTGTSFLAFAVMAGKRGIENPVYQHKSLYYMSGLTEGTETIGCFVLLCLLPQHFAPIAIVFGIACWFTTFTRIYSGFHTLKE is encoded by the coding sequence ATGCTTGACCGACTGAGTATTAAACTTATCCGATGGCCGTTAGCCCAATCTGCTAAGCTGCTGGATAAGGCCGGTATCACGGCAAACCAAACTACCTTATTTGGTTTTGCATTAGGCTGTATGGCCTTTCCTGCCCTCGCCTATGCCCACTATGATCTCGCATTAGTCTGCATTGTGCTTAATCGTATTTGTGATGGATTAGATGGGGCGCTGGCTCGAATACAAGGGATTACTGATGCCGGTGGATTTTTAGATATCAGCTTAGATTTTCTTTTTTATTCACTGATCCCCTTTGGCTTTGTGGTAGCGAACCCAGAGCAAAATGGCGTAGCGGGTGCGTTTCTGATTTTTTCCTTTATCGGTACTGGCACCAGCTTTTTGGCTTTTGCCGTCATGGCAGGAAAACGTGGCATTGAGAACCCTGTCTATCAACACAAATCGCTCTATTACATGAGTGGTTTGACCGAAGGCACAGAAACCATTGGCTGTTTTGTGCTACTTTGCCTACTCCCGCAGCACTTTGCCCCAATAGCGATTGTGTTTGGCATAGCCTGTTGGTTTACCACGTTTACACGTATTTATTCTGGCTTTCACACGTTAAAAGAATAA
- the rlmF gene encoding 23S rRNA (adenine(1618)-N(6))-methyltransferase RlmF: MTRQNKFNQRPRKQDKPSTMVVDKRKASGLHANNKHQGRYDFKRLIEAEPGLADHVVKNPHGDMSIAFSNSESVKVLNRALLKAYYGLSHWDIPNGYLCPPIPGRADYIHRLNEWLQHDLMQDRPAKARLKVTALDIGVGANCIYPIVGATQYHWNWVGSDVDEGSLESAKNNVLQNDKLARKIELRHQTQSEHIFEGVIQHGDVFVATTCNPPFHKSAEDAQKGTDRKNANLAKNREQRGDLSQEESQPAKKSEGLNFGGQNAELWCPGGEEAFVLNMANESKKFAHQVIWFSTLLSKKDNIRPLQKRLEKLGATHVLIQEMAQGQKKSRFVAWSFMSHEQRLTLSGHLL; this comes from the coding sequence ATGACTCGTCAAAATAAATTTAATCAACGACCTCGCAAGCAAGATAAGCCCTCGACTATGGTTGTCGACAAGCGTAAAGCAAGCGGGCTTCATGCCAACAACAAACACCAGGGCCGCTATGACTTTAAACGTCTGATTGAAGCGGAACCTGGATTGGCAGACCACGTGGTGAAAAACCCACATGGCGATATGAGCATTGCGTTTTCCAATTCCGAGTCAGTAAAAGTGCTCAATCGCGCTCTGCTAAAAGCGTATTACGGATTAAGCCACTGGGATATTCCAAATGGGTATCTGTGCCCACCGATCCCAGGACGCGCGGACTACATTCACCGACTCAACGAATGGTTGCAACACGACTTAATGCAAGACCGTCCTGCTAAAGCACGCCTTAAAGTGACCGCGTTGGATATAGGCGTTGGTGCCAACTGCATCTATCCGATTGTTGGAGCGACCCAATACCACTGGAATTGGGTTGGAAGCGACGTCGATGAAGGCTCGCTAGAAAGCGCAAAAAACAACGTATTACAGAATGACAAACTGGCGAGAAAAATTGAGTTAAGACACCAAACTCAAAGTGAACACATTTTTGAGGGTGTGATTCAACATGGTGATGTGTTTGTCGCGACAACCTGTAACCCTCCGTTCCATAAGTCTGCGGAAGATGCGCAGAAGGGCACTGATCGTAAGAACGCGAATCTAGCTAAAAATAGAGAGCAGCGTGGCGATCTGTCACAGGAAGAGAGTCAGCCAGCGAAAAAGAGTGAAGGGCTCAATTTTGGCGGCCAAAATGCGGAGCTTTGGTGTCCAGGTGGTGAGGAAGCATTTGTTCTGAATATGGCAAACGAGAGTAAGAAGTTCGCGCACCAAGTGATTTGGTTCTCGACCCTGCTTTCTAAGAAGGACAATATTCGCCCATTGCAAAAACGCCTAGAGAAACTCGGTGCGACTCATGTACTTATTCAAGAAATGGCTCAAGGTCAGAAGAAAAGCCGCTTTGTGGCATGGTCATTTATGAGTCACGAGCAACGTCTGACTTTGAGTGGGCATTTGTTGTAA
- a CDS encoding sensor domain-containing diguanylate cyclase, which yields MDKPFARLDESISRLFDVTPIPTAITCPDGQLIYANPALCRFLGYSPAELMSNDIVMTHPNDLELNRRIRSQLSHNPHMPIQLEKRYIHKNGHTLIAQLNIAADVSALGKVQHFVSQIVDLSATRKSHATELLLTQMVEKSSDAIYVVGIEYGQILNCNELAYKRLGYSKEELLQLTVTDINPRFSKETTWSEHVRRMRQAGEACIEATHKRKDGTELPIEASVNMVEFAGQQYLLAIVRDISERKEKELKAIEAQNLDPLTNLPNRRLLESQLKRLARECRKRSEKVAFMYVDIDDFKSLNDRHGHLAGDKVLVEFAKRLQDFTRQSDLVGRLGGDEFLVVLPGMKNRAHVLSIAQHILQVTSHPIDVGTQMPIQINVSLGTTLCDSEGLDCTRAVSVADKAMYQAKAQVGSACHFLDLNQE from the coding sequence ATGGACAAGCCTTTTGCGAGACTCGACGAGTCGATATCGCGTTTGTTCGACGTGACGCCAATTCCCACGGCTATTACATGCCCCGATGGGCAGTTAATCTATGCGAATCCCGCACTGTGTCGTTTTCTTGGTTACTCACCCGCGGAGCTGATGTCCAACGACATAGTGATGACTCACCCGAATGATTTGGAGCTCAACAGGCGCATTCGCAGCCAACTCAGTCATAACCCTCACATGCCGATACAGCTAGAGAAAAGGTACATCCACAAAAATGGCCATACGCTTATTGCTCAACTTAACATTGCAGCCGACGTGAGCGCATTGGGTAAGGTTCAGCACTTTGTCTCACAGATAGTGGATTTGTCCGCAACCCGAAAATCCCATGCGACTGAGCTACTGCTCACACAAATGGTCGAAAAGTCTTCGGATGCTATCTACGTTGTTGGCATCGAGTATGGGCAAATCCTGAATTGCAATGAGCTGGCGTATAAGCGGCTTGGATACAGTAAAGAAGAGCTGCTTCAATTGACCGTTACTGACATTAACCCTAGGTTCAGTAAAGAAACAACTTGGAGTGAGCATGTCAGGCGTATGCGGCAAGCCGGTGAAGCGTGTATTGAGGCGACACATAAACGAAAAGATGGAACCGAGCTGCCTATCGAAGCCAGCGTAAACATGGTTGAATTTGCTGGGCAGCAATATTTGCTGGCGATAGTTCGTGACATTTCTGAGCGCAAAGAAAAGGAGCTAAAAGCGATTGAGGCACAAAACCTAGACCCTTTAACGAATTTGCCAAATCGACGTTTATTGGAGTCACAACTTAAGAGGCTCGCTCGAGAGTGCCGCAAGCGATCTGAAAAAGTCGCGTTTATGTATGTTGATATCGATGATTTTAAGTCTTTAAATGATCGGCATGGTCATTTGGCAGGGGATAAAGTACTAGTGGAGTTCGCCAAGCGGTTACAAGATTTTACCAGACAGTCCGATTTAGTGGGACGTCTTGGTGGTGATGAGTTTTTGGTTGTATTACCCGGAATGAAAAACCGTGCTCATGTATTGAGTATCGCTCAGCATATCCTGCAAGTCACGTCACATCCCATTGACGTTGGCACTCAAATGCCTATTCAAATTAATGTGAGTTTAGGGACAACCCTTTGTGACAGCGAGGGACTGGACTGCACCCGAGCAGTGAGTGTGGCGGACAAAGCCATGTATCAAGCCAAAGCACAAGTGGGTTCTGCCTGTCACTTCCTTGACCTAAACCAAGAGTAG
- a CDS encoding IS4 family transposase, protein MSIQNCFADFLEENPVDIAQLTTFSEHIPDERVVKAASLSDKATIRRRRLPSDMVLWLIVGMAFFRNEPIAEVARRMNVCADGLADEELLAKSALTQARQRLGKTAPEWLFKQCGKTWGLERYPDDTWQGLQVFAVDGALFRTADTPELREHFGSGNTSSNRQTPHPVLRVVTMMNVRSHVIVDAAISPYRRGEIPLAMPFINALPDNSVTLLDKGFYGADLLLSLQNSGINRHWLLPAKKGVKYTLLDDKESSDMLVEMKTSPQARKQNPSLPEKWTVRAVTYEVQGKSKTVFTSLPRDKYDAQSVAKLYHERWEIELGYRDIKSSMQHNALVLRSKTVELVYQELWGLLLGYNLVRREASQAAVEHGRLPNEISFKYACQFIASQLKVMSRAVSLGNTPKRLKSLRGDLSILFIDKRPKPNRPRAVKISKTRYPVNRNAAPLK, encoded by the coding sequence ATGTCTATTCAAAACTGTTTTGCCGATTTCCTCGAAGAAAACCCTGTTGATATCGCCCAACTCACCACCTTCTCTGAACACATTCCGGATGAGAGGGTCGTTAAAGCAGCCTCTCTGTCTGATAAGGCGACAATCCGTCGACGCCGATTACCGAGTGATATGGTTTTGTGGTTAATTGTTGGTATGGCTTTTTTCCGTAATGAACCCATTGCCGAAGTCGCACGGAGAATGAACGTCTGTGCTGATGGCCTTGCTGATGAAGAACTGCTGGCAAAGAGTGCTTTAACCCAAGCAAGACAGCGCTTAGGTAAAACAGCACCAGAATGGCTGTTTAAGCAATGCGGAAAAACATGGGGGCTTGAGCGATACCCTGATGATACTTGGCAAGGCCTACAGGTTTTTGCTGTAGATGGTGCTCTTTTTAGAACAGCTGATACACCCGAACTAAGAGAACATTTTGGCTCTGGTAATACGTCTAGCAATAGACAAACACCTCATCCAGTATTGAGGGTTGTGACCATGATGAACGTTCGCTCTCATGTCATCGTTGATGCAGCGATAAGCCCTTATCGCCGAGGTGAAATTCCTCTAGCGATGCCCTTCATCAACGCTTTACCAGACAACTCTGTGACGTTACTGGACAAAGGTTTTTATGGCGCAGATTTACTACTTTCTCTCCAAAACAGTGGAATAAATAGACACTGGCTTCTCCCTGCAAAGAAAGGAGTCAAATACACCCTACTAGACGATAAAGAAAGCAGTGACATGCTTGTGGAGATGAAGACCTCACCGCAGGCTCGTAAGCAGAACCCTAGTCTTCCTGAGAAATGGACAGTCAGGGCGGTCACTTACGAGGTCCAAGGTAAATCCAAGACGGTGTTTACCTCTCTTCCTAGAGATAAGTACGATGCTCAATCCGTGGCAAAGCTTTATCATGAAAGGTGGGAGATCGAATTAGGTTATCGTGACATCAAGAGTTCGATGCAACATAACGCTTTAGTGTTGAGAAGCAAAACAGTCGAGCTTGTCTATCAAGAGTTATGGGGACTGCTACTCGGTTATAACTTGGTGAGACGAGAAGCTAGTCAAGCCGCCGTTGAACACGGACGCTTACCCAATGAAATAAGCTTTAAGTATGCTTGCCAATTTATAGCCAGCCAGCTCAAAGTGATGAGTAGAGCGGTATCTTTAGGTAACACGCCGAAACGCCTAAAGAGCCTTCGAGGTGATTTGTCTATCCTCTTCATAGACAAACGCCCTAAGCCAAATCGGCCTAGGGCGGTAAAAATATCAAAAACCCGATACCCTGTTAATCGCAACGCAGCTCCTCTTAAATGA
- a CDS encoding YajD family HNH nuclease, with amino-acid sequence MSSDYFGTSAAYARKESDYREKALKLYPWVCGSCAREFVYSNLRELTVHHKDHDHTNNPEDGSNWELLCLYCHDHEHSKYTDHERYGSEVRPGEDNHQAATHNPFADLANMMKKK; translated from the coding sequence ATGTCTTCAGACTATTTTGGTACCAGTGCCGCGTATGCACGCAAAGAAAGTGATTATCGAGAAAAAGCGCTCAAGCTTTATCCTTGGGTATGTGGTAGCTGCGCACGAGAGTTCGTGTATTCAAACTTGCGTGAGCTGACTGTGCATCATAAGGATCACGACCATACCAATAACCCCGAAGATGGAAGTAACTGGGAGCTACTTTGCCTCTACTGTCATGATCATGAGCATTCAAAATACACCGATCATGAGCGATACGGCAGCGAGGTTAGACCTGGAGAGGACAATCATCAAGCTGCAACTCATAACCCTTTTGCCGATCTCGCCAACATGATGAAGAAAAAATAA
- a CDS encoding ABC transporter substrate-binding protein — MKNFMLNSSVVSSVALIASAISSSYAVAEQPSWESIVQQADGQSVYFHAWGGSQEINRYLQWAGKELKEQYGVNFNHVKVTDISETGSRLLAEKAAGKNSGGSVDMVWINGENFKSMKDNTLLYGPFVSTLPNWQYVDQSLPVDSDFSEPTDGLEAPWGVGQLVFIHDTQSLNNPPLSYTEMLNYAKAYPNKLSYPKPPEFHGTSFLKSLLIELTDNDPSLAMPVSEADFDLVTKPLWRYLDEFHKVAWRGGKQFPAGTAETIQLLDDGQLDLAITFNPNAVYSAQASGNLSDTTTAYAMESGALSNIHFLAIPWNANAKEGALVAINFLLSPEAQSRKGDINIWGDPSVLNKQHLTGSAAKTQQFKSVAEPHPSWQSALEQEWLKRYGS, encoded by the coding sequence ATGAAAAATTTTATGCTCAACTCGTCAGTGGTCTCTTCTGTAGCGTTAATCGCTTCCGCCATTAGCTCCTCATATGCTGTTGCTGAACAACCCTCTTGGGAAAGCATCGTCCAACAAGCGGATGGCCAATCAGTCTATTTTCACGCCTGGGGAGGAAGCCAAGAGATAAACCGTTATCTTCAATGGGCCGGTAAAGAGCTAAAAGAGCAATACGGCGTTAACTTTAATCACGTTAAGGTCACCGATATCTCAGAAACAGGCTCACGCTTACTGGCCGAAAAAGCGGCTGGTAAGAATAGCGGCGGTAGCGTAGATATGGTCTGGATCAATGGCGAAAACTTCAAGTCTATGAAAGACAATACTCTACTGTATGGCCCATTTGTATCGACGCTACCCAACTGGCAATACGTAGACCAGTCGCTTCCTGTTGATAGCGATTTCTCTGAGCCGACCGACGGGTTAGAAGCGCCTTGGGGCGTAGGTCAGCTGGTCTTTATTCATGATACACAAAGCCTTAATAACCCTCCTCTCTCTTACACAGAGATGCTCAATTACGCGAAGGCCTATCCGAACAAGCTTAGCTACCCTAAGCCACCAGAGTTTCATGGTACGAGTTTTCTTAAATCACTGTTAATTGAGCTCACCGATAACGACCCATCTCTCGCTATGCCTGTATCTGAGGCCGACTTCGACCTTGTGACCAAGCCGCTTTGGCGCTACCTAGATGAATTTCACAAAGTCGCTTGGCGAGGTGGCAAACAATTCCCTGCCGGCACGGCAGAAACCATTCAGCTTCTCGACGATGGTCAGTTAGATCTTGCCATCACATTCAATCCAAACGCAGTTTACTCAGCGCAAGCTAGCGGCAATTTAAGCGACACCACCACCGCTTACGCGATGGAAAGCGGCGCGTTGTCTAACATTCACTTTTTGGCAATTCCATGGAATGCAAATGCTAAGGAAGGGGCTTTAGTAGCCATTAACTTCCTCCTTAGCCCAGAAGCACAGTCGCGCAAAGGAGACATCAACATCTGGGGTGACCCTTCAGTGCTCAACAAACAGCATCTAACAGGAAGCGCAGCAAAAACCCAACAGTTTAAGTCTGTCGCCGAGCCTCACCCAAGCTGGCAAAGTGCTCTTGAGCAAGAGTGGCTTAAGCGTTACGGCAGTTGA
- a CDS encoding D-alanyl-D-alanine carboxypeptidase family protein: MRKPMSVLLASLALCSSATAFALVTPNPPSLNAKGYILIDYQSGEIIVGGNQDAALAPASLTKLMTAYVVGMEIASGRTAWDSKVAVSENAWSVKFPDSSKMFIKPGDDVTVADLMRGLIVQSGNDAAVALAEHVAGTENGFVALMNQWAINLGMNSSQFINAHGLDGQGIHTTPQDMAILMRRIIEDVPEVYKLYSEKRFEWADIKQYNRNRLLWDNSLNVDGGKTGYTSDAGYSLVSSATQGQMRLISVVMGTPSAQTRVEASRQLLNYGFRFYETDQLAESDSIEVTAKVWKGSSTSIPLGFEQDVYATYLRGNSRGVSKEVEVFAPLIAPINQGDIIGSVTWKVGNDEIATEPLVAKSSVEQGSIFKRVWDTAVLWFKSLFTDTKDLWEQ; this comes from the coding sequence ATGAGAAAACCAATGTCTGTTTTGCTTGCGTCGTTAGCGCTTTGCTCATCGGCGACGGCTTTCGCGTTGGTCACCCCAAATCCACCATCATTGAATGCTAAAGGCTATATTCTAATAGACTACCAGTCTGGTGAAATCATTGTTGGCGGCAACCAAGACGCCGCACTTGCACCAGCTAGCCTAACCAAATTGATGACCGCTTATGTGGTTGGAATGGAGATAGCTTCTGGTCGCACGGCGTGGGACAGTAAAGTCGCCGTCAGTGAAAATGCCTGGTCGGTAAAATTTCCTGATTCGTCAAAAATGTTCATCAAGCCTGGCGACGACGTGACGGTCGCGGATCTGATGCGCGGCCTGATTGTACAATCCGGAAATGACGCTGCCGTTGCCCTGGCCGAGCACGTAGCTGGCACAGAAAACGGGTTTGTCGCGCTGATGAATCAGTGGGCGATAAACCTAGGAATGAACAGTTCTCAATTTATCAATGCGCATGGGCTGGATGGCCAAGGTATTCATACAACACCACAAGATATGGCGATTTTGATGAGACGTATCATCGAAGATGTGCCAGAGGTGTATAAGTTGTACTCGGAAAAACGCTTTGAATGGGCGGACATCAAACAGTACAACCGAAATAGATTGTTGTGGGACAACTCTCTGAATGTCGATGGTGGTAAAACAGGCTACACCTCTGATGCGGGTTACAGCTTAGTGAGTTCAGCGACACAAGGGCAGATGCGCCTGATCTCCGTGGTAATGGGAACGCCAAGTGCTCAGACTCGCGTTGAAGCATCAAGGCAATTGCTCAACTACGGTTTCCGCTTCTATGAAACCGATCAACTTGCAGAATCAGACTCGATTGAAGTGACGGCAAAAGTATGGAAAGGGTCAAGTACTTCGATTCCTTTGGGCTTTGAACAAGACGTCTACGCGACGTATCTTCGAGGTAATAGCCGAGGGGTTTCTAAGGAGGTCGAGGTATTCGCACCTCTAATAGCGCCAATCAATCAAGGCGATATTATCGGCAGTGTGACTTGGAAAGTGGGGAACGATGAAATTGCCACTGAACCTTTAGTCGCCAAATCGAGTGTAGAACAAGGTTCTATCTTCAAGCGTGTTTGGGATACTGCGGTGCTTTGGTTCAAATCGCTATTTACCGACACCAAAGATCTTTGGGAGCAGTAG